GAATCATTAAACCAGGGAAAAGAGAATCGTTAAAATAGAAAGAAAGCAATGATTCAAGATGTATTTGTGTGTCTTCTATAGAAAACGGAGAATTAAGGAACATTTTTTTCAATTATAGTTTTAAAAAGACTTCTACAACAGGGATCCTTAGAGAAGGGAGCGCAGAAAATACCTTTCAGAAACATCAGTATAAAGCTCAAAAATGATCCTAATTTTATTAAAACAATCATAAACAAAACCAGCAAGTAAGCTAAAAAGGATTTCTCGACCTGGCTGATAAACCTCTGAAGGAACATCCAAACAACCACTTTCTTAACAGCAGATGTTCCACGTGAAACATTTGTAGTAAATAAAAAGGGATGTTCCACGTGGAACATCCCTTTACTTTTCGAAGTATAAATTAAGATACTCATCTTCTTTCTCTCTCATAAGTGCTTCTTCCTTCTTTGTCTTATCCTTATATCCGCACAAATGTAAAGCCCCATGAAAAATAACCCGGTGCAACTCGTAGTTTTCCGTTACTTCAAAGTTCGCCGCGTTCTCTTTAACTCTGTCAATGCTGATATATATTTCGCCTTCCGTTACCTCTGGGTCATCGGATAATTCAAAGGTGACTATATCTGTGTAAGTATCATGCTGCAAAAACTCCTCGTTTAACTGCAAGAGATATTCATCTGTACAGAAAACATACTGTAGATGTTTCAATCCCTGTTCCTCTCTCCTGAATAAATCCTCGATAAAAGCTTTGAGCCTGGTCCGGTCTTTCATCCCTACCTTGACCTCATGCGCTGAAAATTGTACTGCCATCCTGTAAAATTAAAATGAAAAGTTGGTTCCGCCATAAGGCTTTCTATTTGAGCTTCTACCAGGTAAAAAATTAAGGGTAGATGATTACTTTTAACCCTATAAAACAACCCAGCCAAGGAAAATAATGAATAACGACCGCACTAAAATAATTCCCAGAAGAACACCAGCATCAGCGGAGATGGTAGCAAACGTTAAACGCGCGACAGCTCTCTCTGCAAAACTTAACCAACTAACCTTCGATGATCTTGAAGAAATCCGGATGCTGTTCAGCGAACTCATCGGAAAAGAGGTAGATCAAAGCTTCTTGTTGATCCCACCATTCTATACTGCCGGCGGAACAGAGATCCGCATCGGCCAAAATGTTTTCGTAAATCAGAACTGTACCTTCTATGACCTCGGTGGTCTTGATATCGGAGATGATGTAATGATCGGGCCGAATGTAAGTATCATTACAACAGGTCATCCTCTTGAACCATCACAACGCCGGGGCATTACCATCGGAAAGCCCATCGTGATTGAAAGAAATGTTTGGATCGCAGCTGGTGCAATAATTATTGGGGGTGTGACCATAGGTGAAAATTCAGTTGTGGCTGCAGGTGCTGTAGTCACAAAAGATGTTCCTCCCAATACCTTGGTTGGAGGAAATCCTGCAAGGATCATTCGCGCAATTAGTAGTGATGATATCAATAGGGAGGAAGTTCAGGGAGATTCAAACTGAAGCAAACACATTACTAAAGACAATAAAACCGGCCATCCCTCTTTTTTGCATATTCCCCTTTGTACCATACCTTTGCACCGTAATTAGCTGGGGCTATGGTCACAGATTGGTTTTAACTCGATCAATAAATCATTATGATTAAACTTTCTTCCCTTACGCTTGGCAAAAGTGCAGTGATCCGGGATTTCGAGAAAAGTGATATCCATATTAAACTAATGGAAATGGGTTGTGTACCAGGAGAAACAGTTAAAGTAGAAAAGATTGCACCTATGGGAGATCCAATCTGTATTATTGTTGCAGGATACAACTTATCCCTTCGTAAAACAGAAGCAGATCATATCTGGGTAGAAGAGATCGCTATCTAAAACAATATCAAAAAAGATTTTACAAGGATGTCTGATAAAGGCATCCTTTTTTATTTGTACGAAGGAGAGGGTCTTTGGAAAAAAGCACTTATGAAGGCATCTCTTTTAACGGTACGAAGGAAGAGCTTTTCTAAACGAACTGAAACCTACGAAGCATCTTTTCAATATTTAGAAAACTTAGTTTATCCAGGTTATGCGATCGGCTCTTCTACCTCACGCCCCAGCTCCAAAAAATTTCCTGAACTAACGAATTCCTTTTCCCAGACAGGAGAGGGTTATATATTCTTTCTTCACCGCGTTCCACCACTGCTCATATTGCTCTCCTCTGTTGAAGGAGTAAGTTTCAACATGCATTGACAAAGTCAATTGAAGACAGGTAAATAGGCTGATCCATACTTATACTCTACAAACCTCGCTGAAATCTAACGCATCAAAATAGTAAACGATCGACAATAAAATACCCTATCTCAAGCCTATGTCAACCCTATCTAAAATATGTTGATCCTATTCTCAAACCGGCATAAAAAAGCCCCGGAAGAAATATTCTCCCAGGGCTGGTATCTGAAAATTCTCTATGAATTATAATCCTGCCTGTGCACTTATCTCCAACATTCTGTCAATCGGTTTCTTAGCAGCGATACGCAATCCTTCTTCCATGGTGATCTCTGGTTCTTCGTATTCCATGCACAGATACAATTTCTCCAGGGTGTTCAATTTCATATGCGGACAATCATTACATGCGCAGGCATTATTTGGTGGCGCGGGAATAAACGTCTTGGCAGGATTTTCTTTTTGCATCTGATGGAGGATCCCTGTTTCCGTTACCACGATGTATTCCTGGGCATCATCCCGCTGAGTGAATTTCAGCAGACCTGTAGTAGAACCAATAAAATCTGCAATAGCCAGTACGTTTGCTTCACATTCCGGGTGTGCAATGATCTTGGCTTCCGGATGGCGCACCTTTAATTTGGTGATCTTTTCCAGGCTGAAGATCTCGTGTACCATACAGGCTCCATTCCACAACACCATATCCCTACCCGTTTTCTTGATCAAATAAGACCCCAGGTTGCGGTCGGGTGCAAAAATGATCGGCTGGTCCTTGGGAACGCTTTCGATGATCTTTTCGGCATTAGAGCTCGTGCAAATGATATCGCTGAGCGCTTTGATACCTGCAGAACAGTTTATGTAAGAGATAACAATGTGATCGGGGTATTTGTCCCTGAACTTTTTGAACAGCTCGGGAGGTGCACTGTCTGCCAGAGAACAACCTGCTTTCAGGTCCGGCAGCAGCACTTTTTTCTGTGGACTGAGGATCTTAGCTGTTTCGGCCATGAAGTGCACGCCCGCGAAAACGATAATGTCCGCATCTGTTTTTGCAGCCTGCTGGCTCAGCCCAAGGCTGTCTCCAATATAATCTGCCACGTCCTGGATATCCGGCTCCTGGTAATAGTGTGCCAGGATGATCGCGTTCTTTTCTTTTTTCAGTCGGTCTATTTCCGCAAAAAGGTCCAGCTTAACGTCCACCTCTACGTCAAGGAACCCTTTTTTCTGTAAATTTTTTTTTGCTTCCGCTAATTCTATAATCATAACTATAGATTAATTTTTCTTTTTAAAAAGAAGAGAAAACCCACTACTATTAGGGGTGTGAATATGGGGGAAACTCAGCTCCTTACCCTGATACAAATGTACTTGTTATTATTATTTCAGTGACTATCCACAGCAAATTAACATTGCTTTTTCCTATCAATGCTGAGTTTGGCATGCTTTATCCACAGTGTTAACAGGGAATCAACTGAACAACTTTTTTGGGCTGTGGGTATTAAGAAATTGTTAAAAGAGCAAGGTTATCCACCGCCTGAGGTTTGAAAATTATCCGCCGAAGAAAAACAAATTTAGTTTTACCTCCTTCTCAAGGGGTGTTTACCCACAGAAAACAGCGTTAACCCCATGGTTATTCACAACAACTGTGAACAAACTGACCCGCTTTTCTGAAATTCCAGCGGCCGAAAAATTTTTCTGTTTTCTTTAAATCAATCCACATTTTCTTGTGGATTATATCGGGCATATGCTTATTTTGTGGATAACCACGTGTTTATTCTACCGGGGGCCAAACCCGGAAATAGCCAAATGGCGGGCCTTTAACAAGATTTATAACAACCAATACCTATCTCTTAATTTCGGGCAAAATGTGGATAAAGTGTGCATGAAGATAGAAATCCACCCCCTTTCCGTACCGCTCAAACCCTTTGCTGTATTGACTTTCGGGGTTAAAAAACCTATTTTGCAGTTACAACTATTTTATTCTATTTTTGCTTCCTCTAAAATTTAGACTATATAATATATGTCAGTTATTCAGAAAATCAGGGACAAATATGCCGTTGCTATCATTGTAGTGATCTGCGTGGCTATTGTGAGCTTTTTGCTACAGGATGTATTTTTCGGAAAAAGTTCCATGTTTTCACAAAGTACCACAGCAGGTAAAGTGAATGGCGAAGAACTGGATTACCGCGAATATCTCCGGAGAATAGATGTTGCGCAAAACCAGGCACGTCAGCAACTGCAAGGTGCTACCCTCGGTGATGAAGATCA
This DNA window, taken from Chitinophaga niabensis, encodes the following:
- a CDS encoding sugar O-acetyltransferase, with product MNNDRTKIIPRRTPASAEMVANVKRATALSAKLNQLTFDDLEEIRMLFSELIGKEVDQSFLLIPPFYTAGGTEIRIGQNVFVNQNCTFYDLGGLDIGDDVMIGPNVSIITTGHPLEPSQRRGITIGKPIVIERNVWIAAGAIIIGGVTIGENSVVAAGAVVTKDVPPNTLVGGNPARIIRAISSDDINREEVQGDSN
- a CDS encoding FeoA family protein encodes the protein MIKLSSLTLGKSAVIRDFEKSDIHIKLMEMGCVPGETVKVEKIAPMGDPICIIVAGYNLSLRKTEADHIWVEEIAI
- the nadA gene encoding quinolinate synthase NadA, encoding MIIELAEAKKNLQKKGFLDVEVDVKLDLFAEIDRLKKEKNAIILAHYYQEPDIQDVADYIGDSLGLSQQAAKTDADIIVFAGVHFMAETAKILSPQKKVLLPDLKAGCSLADSAPPELFKKFRDKYPDHIVISYINCSAGIKALSDIICTSSNAEKIIESVPKDQPIIFAPDRNLGSYLIKKTGRDMVLWNGACMVHEIFSLEKITKLKVRHPEAKIIAHPECEANVLAIADFIGSTTGLLKFTQRDDAQEYIVVTETGILHQMQKENPAKTFIPAPPNNACACNDCPHMKLNTLEKLYLCMEYEEPEITMEEGLRIAAKKPIDRMLEISAQAGL
- the ybeY gene encoding rRNA maturation RNase YbeY, whose product is MAVQFSAHEVKVGMKDRTRLKAFIEDLFRREEQGLKHLQYVFCTDEYLLQLNEEFLQHDTYTDIVTFELSDDPEVTEGEIYISIDRVKENAANFEVTENYELHRVIFHGALHLCGYKDKTKKEEALMREKEDEYLNLYFEK